The Daucus carota subsp. sativus chromosome 7, DH1 v3.0, whole genome shotgun sequence genome window below encodes:
- the LOC108194019 gene encoding rhomboid-like protein 14, mitochondrial, with amino-acid sequence MERGRNGRVSRGMLPLLAFHAISEYSRLDRKPPVTAALVAANTLIYLRPKFINHLIPTLDQVWFNPYLILKNGDLRRLLLSPFYHINDSHLVYNMMSLLWKGVQLENSMGSVEFTSMVAALLGLSQGITILLAKALLVFFDYERPYYQEYAVGFSGVLFALKVVLNSQSNDYSYVYGIMVPSRLAAWVELILIQMFVPGVSFLGHLGGILAGILYMRWKSSYLGPRPLRAVIGGFASFLSWPFRMVRGFSQRRRISGRGTVGRGQTRNTPPTPWSCPACTYDNSGWLTVCEMCGTSQTGDDNLLSSGLSTDQPPVGDHPSLEELRNRRVQRFGR; translated from the exons ATGGAGAGAGGAAGGAACGGGCGAGTGTCGCGAGGGATGCTACCGTTACTCGCGTTTCACGCCATCAGCGAGTACTCGCGGCTCGATCGGAAACCGCCTGTGACGGCGGCGCTTGTGGCGGCGAATACACTCATATATCTGAGACCTAAGTTCATTAATCATCTCATTCCTACTCTCGATCAAGTCTGGTTCAATCCATATCTCATTCTCAag AACGGGGATCTCAGACGCTTACTTTTGTCACCTTTTTACCACATAAATGATTCCCATCTCGTCTACAACATGATGTCACTATTGTGGAAGGGAGTCCAGTTGGAGAACTCAATGGGGAGCGTGGAGTTCACATCTATGGTTGCTGCCTTGCTTGGGTTGTCTCAAGGAATTACAATATTGCTGGCAAAagctcttcttgtttttttCGATTATGAGCGACCTTACTACCAAGAGTATGCTGTTGGATTTTCTGGTGTTCTTTTCGCCTTGAAGGTTGTCCTCAATTCTCAATCAAATGATTATAGCTATGTTTACGGAATTATGGTACCATCACGTCTTGCAGCATGGGTTGAACTGATTCTTATCCAAATGTTTGTGCCTGGTGTCTCCTTCCTTGGTCATCTTGGTGGGATTCTTGCTGGGATTTTGTACATGCGCTGGAAGTCCTCATACTTGGGTCCTCGCCCGTTACGAGCAGTAATTGGTGGCTTTGCCAGTTTCCTGAGTTGGCCTTTTAGAATGGTGCGAGGTTTCAGTCAGAGGCGTCGAATCTCTGGTAGGGGAACAGTGGGCAGGGGTCAGACTAGAAATACACCTCCTACTCCTTGGAGTTGCCCTGCATGTACCTACGATAATTCTGGCTGGTTAACTGTGTGTGAGATGTGTGGAACAAGTCAGACTGGTGATGATAACTTGTTATCCTCTGGTTTGTCAACTGATCAGCCCCCTGTGGGAGATCACCCTTCATTGGAAGAATTACGTAATCGGAGGGTTCAAAGATTTGGAAGATGA